Proteins from a single region of Echeneis naucrates chromosome 14, fEcheNa1.1, whole genome shotgun sequence:
- the LOC115054659 gene encoding X-ray radiation resistance-associated protein 1-like isoform X2, translated as MAVALFPMLREIAIHSNPLTAQTRDPPLLTYHLKERLGITIKSKKTQEVTKPPLKVSTNPKWKVEERISKVPKKPTLMEAPCPAQTEEDKKSRDNSQFFFTQAADSSENEFDLQDDDKETGAEGKGKQDDNISSKFTHYDWMDAKPYPEAVQAIGIQTAVRMLEHTLKNLNVYRDSKPKLDSIQMPYRERKKRIQELPPLKPIQRPPERVDELIKQMRKSITIRRVSLSSALSSTGGKREDYKEAVSLLRDLKNKYKMVHKKTMEHLASLESAGNTNVIGAQPLPVKML; from the exons ATGGCTGTCGCTCTTTTCCCAATGCTTCGTGAAATTGCTATTCACTCCAACCCTCTGACCGCACAAACACGTG ACCCACCACTACTGACCTATCACCTCAAAGAGAGACTGGGGATAACAATAAAGAGTAAAAAGACACAAGAAGTCACAAAGCCTCCACTGAAGGTGTCTACTAATCCAAAATGGAAG GTGGAAGAAAGAATCTCAAAGGTGCCCAAGAAGCCGACACTCATGGAAGCCCCTTGTCCTGCACAAACTGAGGAGGACAAGAAAAGCAGAGACAACAGTCAGTTCTTTTTTACTCAG gcagCAGACAGTTCTGAAAATGAGTTTGATCTTCAAGATGATGACAAAGAAACAGGAGCAGAAGGGAAAGGAAAACAGGATGATAACATTTCTTCAAAATTCACCCACTACGATTGGATGGATGCAAAACCATATCCTGAAGCGGTACAGGCCATTG GAATTCAGACAGCTGTTCGGATGCtggaacacacactgaagaatCTTAATGTTTACAGAGACTCAAAACCAAAACTTGATAGCATCCAGATGCcatacagagaaagaaagaaaagg ATTCAGGAACTTCCACCTCTGAAACCAATACAGCGGCCGCCTGAAAGGGTTGATGAGTTAATCAAGCAAATGAGAAAGAGTATAACCATAAGACGTGTCTCCTTGA GCAGTGCTCTAAGCAGCACAGGCGGTAAAAGGGAAGACTACAAAGAAGCTGTATCACTGCTCAGGGATTTGAAGAACAAGTACAAGATGGTCCATAAGAAAACAATGGAGCATCTAGCCAGCCTTGAGTCAGCCGGAAACACCAACGTCATTGGAGCTCAACCTCTACCTGTGAAAATGCTGTGA
- the LOC115054659 gene encoding X-ray radiation resistance-associated protein 1-like isoform X1 codes for MAVALFPMLREIAIHSNPLTAQTRGDPPLLTYHLKERLGITIKSKKTQEVTKPPLKVSTNPKWKVEERISKVPKKPTLMEAPCPAQTEEDKKSRDNSQFFFTQAADSSENEFDLQDDDKETGAEGKGKQDDNISSKFTHYDWMDAKPYPEAVQAIGIQTAVRMLEHTLKNLNVYRDSKPKLDSIQMPYRERKKRIQELPPLKPIQRPPERVDELIKQMRKSITIRRVSLSSALSSTGGKREDYKEAVSLLRDLKNKYKMVHKKTMEHLASLESAGNTNVIGAQPLPVKML; via the exons ATGGCTGTCGCTCTTTTCCCAATGCTTCGTGAAATTGCTATTCACTCCAACCCTCTGACCGCACAAACACGTG GAGACCCACCACTACTGACCTATCACCTCAAAGAGAGACTGGGGATAACAATAAAGAGTAAAAAGACACAAGAAGTCACAAAGCCTCCACTGAAGGTGTCTACTAATCCAAAATGGAAG GTGGAAGAAAGAATCTCAAAGGTGCCCAAGAAGCCGACACTCATGGAAGCCCCTTGTCCTGCACAAACTGAGGAGGACAAGAAAAGCAGAGACAACAGTCAGTTCTTTTTTACTCAG gcagCAGACAGTTCTGAAAATGAGTTTGATCTTCAAGATGATGACAAAGAAACAGGAGCAGAAGGGAAAGGAAAACAGGATGATAACATTTCTTCAAAATTCACCCACTACGATTGGATGGATGCAAAACCATATCCTGAAGCGGTACAGGCCATTG GAATTCAGACAGCTGTTCGGATGCtggaacacacactgaagaatCTTAATGTTTACAGAGACTCAAAACCAAAACTTGATAGCATCCAGATGCcatacagagaaagaaagaaaagg ATTCAGGAACTTCCACCTCTGAAACCAATACAGCGGCCGCCTGAAAGGGTTGATGAGTTAATCAAGCAAATGAGAAAGAGTATAACCATAAGACGTGTCTCCTTGA GCAGTGCTCTAAGCAGCACAGGCGGTAAAAGGGAAGACTACAAAGAAGCTGTATCACTGCTCAGGGATTTGAAGAACAAGTACAAGATGGTCCATAAGAAAACAATGGAGCATCTAGCCAGCCTTGAGTCAGCCGGAAACACCAACGTCATTGGAGCTCAACCTCTACCTGTGAAAATGCTGTGA